ATTATCCGGGGGAGTTTTCGGGCTTTACGATAGCATTGGCCGAACGCCCATTCCGGCCGTTTAGCGAGGGGTTTTGTCCCTCGGTGAGTTTACCATCTGGAAGCATGTTGCCACCATGATTGCCATTGGCGTTGGGGTCGCCGTTTTCAATTTCTTCCTCGCCGGGTTTCCAGCGGCGACCGGCCAATTGCGGCTCGAACTCGGGGTGGCCGCCGAGGTGAGCCATTTCACGCAAGAGCCGCAAGGTGATTTCCTGCATGACGCCTTCTTCTTTCTCGCGGCCGTAGTATTCCGATAAATCAATGGGCTGGCCGATTTTCACGCGAACATGGGCCCGCATTTTCAAAGGACCCAAGGGCGTACCGTCGTAGGGGGAGCCGCTGATGAATACGGGGATGATGGGTACGCGGGCTTTGAGGGCGACCAGGGCGGCACCGGGTCGGCCTGGCAGCAACAGCTTATCGGTGGTTTCGTTGATGCGTCCTTCGGGGAACATACCGATGAGGCCGCCTTCCTGGGCGCGGCGGATGGCCTGCTTTGTGGCAGCGGTATCGACGCCGCCGCGGCCCACGGGAATAACCTGAAAGGCTCGCAACAGGCAGCCGAGGCCCGGGGTTTCGCAGTATTCGCGGGCGACCATCCAATAGACGACACGGCGGACAGAAGTTTGAATAAAGGAAGGATCGACGCCGCTGCGATGATTGGAAACGATGACGGCGCCCACGCCCTCTTGTTTTGGGAGCGACCCCTCGACGCGCGTTCCCCACAGCAGCCGAGCAATCAAGTAATTGATCGACCACATTACCGTTTGTCCGAAGGTCAGTGGGGAGCGTCGCCACCAAATGACAACCTTCGCCAGCAGGAAAACGATGAGCACCGCAATTGCGGAGTAAACCAACCGGTAGGTTGAATCAGCGATCATCATGTGGAAAATCAACGTTTGTCACCCGTCATACTGCGGCTGGTTTTGCTCGCTAAGACAATTCTATGCTTAAAACCCTTAACTAGATGATTCGCACACCGGCCCACTATAATCGTAGACGCCAATCATGGCGATGCCAGACAGAACATTAAGACATTATGGGGAAAGCGGATAGCGCGTCGGGTAGCGCGGCGGGCAGTTCTTTTGGAAATTGACGTTTTGTCGGCTTCCGACGGCGAAATCGGCAAGTAACCATTGGCAAGCGTTTGTTTCGAGGATCAATACTGCTGCTGTTCATTCCCCATTTCCAAACTGCAGTGCCGCACAATGCTTCTCGGCGTGATTAGCGATACCCATGGCCATGCAGCGAATACCCGCCGCGCGGTGCAAATGCTGGAGAGCCTGGGGGTGGAGGCAGTGTTGCACTGCGGCGA
The window above is part of the Pirellulales bacterium genome. Proteins encoded here:
- a CDS encoding lysophospholipid acyltransferase family protein, encoding MIADSTYRLVYSAIAVLIVFLLAKVVIWWRRSPLTFGQTVMWSINYLIARLLWGTRVEGSLPKQEGVGAVIVSNHRSGVDPSFIQTSVRRVVYWMVAREYCETPGLGCLLRAFQVIPVGRGGVDTAATKQAIRRAQEGGLIGMFPEGRINETTDKLLLPGRPGAALVALKARVPIIPVFISGSPYDGTPLGPLKMRAHVRVKIGQPIDLSEYYGREKEEGVMQEITLRLLREMAHLGGHPEFEPQLAGRRWKPGEEEIENGDPNANGNHGGNMLPDGKLTEGQNPSLNGRNGRSANAIVKPENSPG